The proteins below are encoded in one region of Bifidobacterium catenulatum DSM 16992 = JCM 1194 = LMG 11043:
- the rpoB gene encoding DNA-directed RNA polymerase subunit beta, producing the protein MAEATTNTTTIIARADQHDIDLHKASDRVNFGSIREPIDVPYLLGVQTDSFDWLIGNERWQKRVEKDLENGTNTVSHTSGLDEVFQEISPIENFAQTMSLTFSDPYFEEPRHTVQECKEKDYTYSAPLYVNAEFENGDTGEIKSQTVFMGDFPLQTPHGTFIIGGTERVIVSQLVRSPGVYFDRSQDRTSDKEVFGAKIIPSRGAWLEFEIDKRDVLGVRVDRKRKQSAIVFLMAIGMTKDEIADAFKDYPLVMDALAKETVQTQDEALTDLYRKIRPADTPTPEAGRNLLDSFYFNTKRYDLARVGRYKINRKLGLEKDINDRSLSREDIISTIKYLVTLHAGDTKFPGKRDGQDVDLRVDVDDIDHFGNRRIRQVGELIQNQLRTGLSRMERVVRERMTTQDPEAITPQSLINIRPVNATIKEFFGTSQLSQFMDQNNPLAGVTNKRRLSALGPGGLSRDRASMEVRDVHPSHFGRMCPIESPEGPNIGLIGSLATFGRINPFGFIETPYRKVVNGHVTDEVEYMTADRDAEHVIAQANQELDDNGNFVKKQALARVGEEEAVDVPVSSVDYMDVSPRQMVSVGASLIPFLEHDEGHRALMGTNMQRQAVPLIESERPLVGTGAEWRAAVDSGDVILAEKPGVVTYVSADIIRVMNDDGTTSSYKLAKFRRSNQTTCYNQVPLIHDGERVEAGTVLADGPATQKGEMALGKNLLIAFMPWNGYNYEDAVIISQRLVQDDTLSSIHIEEYEIDARETKLGAEEITRDLPNVGEDAVANLDERGIIRIGAEVEAGDILVGKVTPKGETELTPEERLLRAIFGEKSREVRDTSLRVPHGETGTVIDVKEITREDAEEDGDELPNGVNQMIRVYIAQHRKITQGDKLSGRHGNKGVISRILPEEDMPFLADGTPVDIMLNPLGVPSRMNLGQVLELHLGWIAHAGWDISLDPDIEAAWKKNIPQGAEKGEPGTPVATPVFDGVRPETIKGLLSCTLPDRDGNKLVGDDGKAVLFDGRTGEPYPKPISVGYMYMLKLHHLVDDKIHARSTGPYSMITQQPLGGKAQFGGQRFGEMEVWALEAYGAAYTLHEMMTTKSDDVDGRVRVYGAIVKGDNLPPAGIPESFKVLLKEMQSLSLNVEVLNAEGVAIDMKDEDDDPSASSDDLGFNIGARPDAVAKADQVVEEPEFQ; encoded by the coding sequence TTGGCTGAGGCTACGACGAACACCACCACCATCATCGCACGCGCCGACCAGCACGATATTGATCTGCACAAGGCGTCGGACCGTGTGAACTTCGGCTCCATCCGCGAGCCCATTGATGTACCCTACCTGTTGGGTGTACAGACTGACAGCTTTGACTGGCTCATCGGCAATGAGCGCTGGCAGAAGCGTGTCGAGAAGGATCTGGAGAACGGCACCAACACCGTGTCCCACACTTCTGGTCTTGACGAGGTCTTCCAGGAGATCTCTCCGATCGAGAACTTCGCTCAGACCATGAGCCTGACCTTCTCCGATCCGTATTTCGAGGAACCGCGCCACACCGTGCAGGAGTGCAAGGAGAAGGATTACACCTACTCTGCTCCGCTGTACGTGAACGCTGAGTTCGAGAACGGCGACACCGGTGAAATCAAATCCCAGACTGTGTTCATGGGCGATTTCCCGCTGCAGACCCCGCACGGCACCTTCATCATCGGCGGTACCGAGCGAGTGATCGTGTCGCAGCTGGTGCGTTCTCCGGGCGTGTACTTCGACCGTAGCCAGGATCGTACTTCCGACAAGGAAGTTTTTGGCGCTAAGATTATTCCGAGCCGTGGCGCATGGCTCGAGTTTGAGATCGACAAGCGTGATGTGCTCGGCGTGCGCGTGGATCGTAAGCGCAAGCAGTCCGCCATCGTGTTCCTCATGGCTATCGGCATGACCAAAGATGAGATCGCCGACGCCTTCAAGGATTACCCGCTGGTCATGGACGCGCTCGCCAAGGAGACCGTGCAGACCCAGGACGAGGCTCTGACCGATCTGTACCGCAAGATCCGCCCGGCCGACACTCCGACGCCGGAAGCTGGCCGCAATCTGCTGGATTCCTTCTACTTCAACACCAAGCGTTACGATCTGGCCCGCGTCGGCCGTTACAAGATCAACCGCAAGCTTGGCTTGGAGAAGGATATCAACGATCGCAGCCTGTCTCGCGAAGACATCATCTCCACCATCAAGTATCTGGTCACGCTGCATGCCGGTGACACAAAGTTCCCGGGCAAGCGCGATGGTCAGGATGTGGATCTGCGCGTGGACGTCGACGATATCGACCACTTCGGCAACCGTCGTATCCGTCAGGTCGGCGAGCTGATCCAGAACCAGTTGCGCACTGGTCTGAGCCGTATGGAGCGCGTGGTCCGCGAGCGTATGACCACTCAGGATCCGGAGGCCATCACCCCGCAGTCCCTGATCAACATCCGCCCGGTGAACGCTACCATCAAGGAGTTCTTCGGAACCTCCCAGCTGTCGCAGTTCATGGATCAGAACAACCCGCTGGCAGGTGTGACCAACAAGCGTCGTCTGTCCGCTCTGGGCCCTGGTGGTCTGTCCCGCGACCGTGCATCCATGGAAGTGCGAGACGTGCACCCGTCCCATTTCGGCCGTATGTGCCCGATCGAGTCTCCTGAAGGCCCGAACATCGGTCTTATCGGCTCTCTGGCAACCTTCGGTCGCATCAATCCGTTCGGCTTCATCGAGACCCCGTACCGTAAGGTCGTCAACGGCCATGTGACCGACGAGGTCGAATACATGACCGCAGACCGCGATGCCGAGCACGTCATCGCACAGGCCAATCAGGAGCTCGACGATAACGGCAACTTCGTCAAGAAGCAGGCCCTGGCCCGAGTCGGCGAGGAAGAAGCGGTCGATGTGCCGGTCAGCTCCGTTGACTACATGGACGTTTCCCCGCGCCAGATGGTTTCCGTCGGTGCATCCCTGATCCCGTTCCTGGAGCACGATGAGGGCCACCGAGCGCTGATGGGTACCAACATGCAGCGTCAGGCCGTGCCGCTGATCGAATCCGAGCGCCCGCTGGTGGGCACCGGTGCCGAATGGCGTGCAGCCGTTGATTCCGGCGATGTCATTCTGGCTGAGAAGCCGGGCGTGGTGACCTACGTTTCCGCCGACATTATCCGTGTGATGAACGACGATGGCACCACCAGCTCCTACAAGCTGGCCAAGTTCCGCCGTTCCAACCAGACCACCTGCTACAACCAGGTGCCGCTGATCCACGACGGCGAACGTGTGGAAGCCGGTACCGTGCTGGCCGACGGCCCGGCAACCCAGAAGGGTGAAATGGCTTTGGGTAAGAACCTGCTCATCGCCTTCATGCCGTGGAACGGCTACAACTACGAGGATGCTGTGATCATCTCCCAGCGTCTCGTGCAGGACGACACCCTAAGCTCCATTCACATCGAGGAATACGAGATCGACGCCCGCGAAACCAAGCTGGGTGCCGAGGAGATCACCCGTGATCTGCCGAACGTCGGCGAAGACGCGGTGGCCAACCTCGATGAGCGTGGCATTATCCGCATCGGCGCCGAAGTCGAAGCCGGCGACATTCTGGTGGGTAAGGTCACCCCGAAGGGCGAAACCGAGCTGACTCCGGAAGAGCGCTTGCTGCGCGCCATCTTCGGTGAGAAGAGCCGCGAAGTGCGTGACACCTCGCTGCGTGTGCCTCACGGCGAGACCGGTACGGTGATTGACGTCAAGGAGATCACCCGCGAAGACGCCGAAGAAGACGGCGACGAGCTGCCGAACGGCGTGAACCAGATGATCCGCGTCTACATTGCGCAGCATCGTAAGATCACCCAGGGCGACAAGCTCTCCGGCCGACATGGCAACAAGGGCGTTATCTCCCGCATTCTGCCGGAAGAGGATATGCCGTTCCTCGCAGATGGTACTCCGGTCGACATCATGCTGAACCCGCTGGGTGTGCCTTCTCGAATGAACCTTGGACAGGTGCTGGAACTGCATTTGGGCTGGATCGCGCATGCCGGCTGGGACATCTCCCTCGACCCGGATATTGAAGCCGCTTGGAAGAAGAACATTCCGCAGGGCGCCGAAAAGGGCGAGCCGGGCACTCCGGTGGCAACCCCGGTGTTCGACGGCGTTCGTCCGGAAACCATCAAGGGCCTGCTTTCCTGCACCTTGCCGGATCGCGACGGCAACAAGCTGGTCGGAGACGACGGCAAGGCCGTGCTGTTCGACGGTCGTACCGGCGAACCGTACCCGAAGCCGATCTCCGTTGGCTACATGTACATGCTGAAGCTGCACCACCTGGTCGACGACAAGATTCACGCACGTTCCACCGGCCCGTACTCCATGATCACCCAGCAGCCGTTGGGCGGCAAGGCCCAGTTCGGTGGCCAGCGTTTCGGCGAGATGGAAGTGTGGGCCCTCGAGGCCTACGGCGCCGCCTACACGCTGCACGAGATGATGACCACCAAGTCCGATGACGTCGACGGCCGCGTGCGTGTCTACGGTGCCATTGTGAAGGGTGACAACCTGCCGCCGGCAGGCATTCCGGAATCCTTCAAGGTGCTGCTTAAGGAAATGCAGTCCCTGTCCCTGAACGTCGAAGTGCTCAACGCGGAAGGCGTGGCCATCGACATGAAGGACGAGGATGACGATCCGTCTGCTTCCTCCGACGATCTTGGCTTCAACATTGGCGCGCGTCCCGACGCGGTCGCCAAGGCTGACCAGGTTGTGGAAGAACCTGAATTCCAGTGA